In Mustela nigripes isolate SB6536 unplaced genomic scaffold, MUSNIG.SB6536 HiC_scaffold_148, whole genome shotgun sequence, the following are encoded in one genomic region:
- the LOC132008382 gene encoding olfactory receptor 4X2-like, with amino-acid sequence MANTHNVTEFIFLGLSPNQKVQKLFFVLFLLLYLAVVLGNFLIVLTVMTSRSLGSPMYFFLSYLSFVEISYSSTIAPKLIKDLLAERKAISLWGCMTQLFFMHFFGGTEIFLLTVMAYDRYVAICRPLNYTTIMNRQVCAVLVGMAWAGGFVHSFAQILLIFHLPFCGPNVIDHYFCDLLPLLKLACSDTFLIGLLIVANGGTLSVISFVIILASYMAILLHLRTRSSEGRSKALSTCGSHITVVTLFFGPCIFIYLRPSTTLSIDKTVAVFYTVITPLLNPVIYSLRNAEVKKAMKKLWIRTMKLDKK; translated from the coding sequence ATGGCTAATACACACAATGTGACTGAATTCATTTTCCTGGGACTTTCTCCCAATCAGAAGGTGCAGAAACTTTTCTTTGTGCTATTTCTGCTTTTGTACTTAGCAGTTGTGCTGGGGAATTTCCTCATTGTGCTCACGGTCATGACCAGCAGAAGTCTTGGTTCCcctatgtacttcttcctcagcTACCTGTCCTTTGTGGAGATCTCCTACTCCTCAACTATAGCTCCCAAACTCATCAAGGATTTGCTGGCTGAAAGGAAAGCAATTTCTCTGTGGGGCTGCATGACACAGCTTTTCTTTATGCACTTCTTTGGTGGCACTGAGATCTTCCTGCTCactgtgatggcctatgaccgctatgtggccatttgTAGGCCCCTCAACTATACCACTATCATGAACCGGCAGGTATGTGCTGTCCTGGTGGGAATGGCATGGGCTGGGGGCTTTGTGCATTCCTTTGCCCAAATCCTTTTAATCTTTCACTTGCCCTTCTGTGGTCCCAATGTGATTGACCACTATTTCTGCgacctccttcccctgctcaaaCTTGCCTGCTCTGACACCTTCCTAATTGGTCTGCTGATTGTTGCCAATGGAGGGACTTTGTCTGTGATCAGCTTTGTGATCATCTTAGCCTCCTATATGGCCATTTTGCTCCATCTGAGGACTCGAAGCTCTGAGGGGCGGAGCAAGGCCCTCTCCACCTGTGGGTCACATATCACTGTGGTTACCTTGTTCTTTGGGCCATGCATCTTCATCTATCTAAGGCCTTCTACCACCTTGTCTATAGACAAGACAGTGGCTGTATTCTACACAGTGATCACCCCACTCCTCAACCCTGTCATCTACTCCTTGAGAAATGCCGAAGTGAAGAAGGCCATGAAGAAGCTGTGGATCAGGACAATGAAGCTAGATAAGAAATAG